The Polyodon spathula isolate WHYD16114869_AA chromosome 23, ASM1765450v1, whole genome shotgun sequence genome has a window encoding:
- the LOC121297924 gene encoding gastrula zinc finger protein XlCGF7.1-like, whose product ETELEPVHIKEESELEPVHIKEEIKLEPVYIKEEIELQPVNIKEKETELQPVYIEESDLLFKDSENISRPKISHQCAECGKSFTRLGTLKTHQRIHTGEKPYHCAECGKSFTRLGTLKTHQRIHTGEKPYHCTECGECFSQFGHLKAHQQFHTGEKLYHCTKCGESFSRLGNLKTHQRIHTGEKPYHCSDCGQSFSRLGNLKTHQRIHTGEKPYHCSECGESFSRLGSLKRHQRLHTGASLSVPHLSTLLVCVCGELSDSLSLSNPAVNEGVPQE is encoded by the coding sequence gagactgaactggagcctgtccacattaaagaagagtctgaactggagcctgtccacattaaagaagagattAAACTGGAACCTGTCTACATTAAAGAAGAGATTGAACTGCAGCCTGTTAACATTAAAGAGAAAGAGACTGAATTGCAGCCTGTCTACATTGAAGAGTCTGACTTGTTGTTTAAAGATTCAGAAAACATATCCCGGCCAAAGATATCGCATCAATGTGctgaatgtgggaagagcttcactCGGTTAGGAaccctaaaaacacaccagcgaattcacactggagagaagccatatcactgtgctgaatgtgggaagagcttcactCGGTTAGGAaccctaaaaacacaccagcgaattcacactggagagaagccatatcactgtactgaatgtggggaGTGCTTTAGTCAGTTCGGACACTTAAAAGCACACCAGCAatttcacactggagagaaactgTATCACTGTACTAAATGTGGGGAGAGCTTCAGTCGGTTAggaaacctaaaaacacaccagcgaattcacactggagagaagccatatcactgttcTGATTGTGGGCAGAGTTTCAGTCGGTTAGGAAACCTAAAAACAcatcagcgaattcacactggagagaagccatatcactgttctgaatgtgggGAGAGCTTCAGTCGGTTAGGAAGCCTGAAAAGACACCAACGACTTCACACAGGGGCCTCCCTCTCAGTCCCTCACCTCTCCACCCTGCTTGTTTGTGTATGTGGAGAGCTGTCTGATTCCTTGTCTCTCTCTAACCCTGCAGTAAATGAAGGGGTTCCCCAGGAGTGA